From the Heliangelus exortis chromosome 14, bHelExo1.hap1, whole genome shotgun sequence genome, one window contains:
- the GPR174 gene encoding probable G-protein coupled receptor 174 has protein sequence MTNNSTCTETDLKPYYAITYTFILIPGLIGNTLALWVFYGYMKETKRAVIFMINLAIADLWQVLSLPLRIFYYLTGTWEFGRGLCMLCFYLKYVNMYASIYFLVCISVRRYLFLMHPFKFSDCRRICDVYISILGWVLVCVACLPFPLLRLQRDANNTCFVDLPVAQIGLSTSIAMVTTGELLGFITPLLIILYCSWKTILSLKEKNSASHDLGEKKKALKMILTCALVFLICFAPYHISFPLDFFVKTKKIENGCAQKVISVFHAVALCLASLNSCVDPVIYYFTTDEFRRRLSRQDLQDSIQLHTLAHIRKHTRAVLRTDTMDY, from the coding sequence ATGACCAACAACTCCACCTGCACTGAAACAGACCTCAAACCCTACTACGCCATTACATACACCTTCATCCTCATCCCTGGACTGATAGGAAACACCTTGGCCCTCTGGGTCTTTTATGGGTACATGAAAGAAACTAAAAGGGCCGTGATATTCATGATCAATTTAGCCATCGCTGACTTATGGCAGGTTTTGTCCTTGCCCCTGAGGATTTTCTACTACTTGACGGGGACGTGGGAGTTTGGAAGAGGTCTCTGCATGCTCTGCTTCTACCTGAAATACGTCAACATGTACGCAAGCATCTACTTCTTGGTCTGCATCAGTGTCAGGCGTTACCTCTTCCTCATGCACCCTTTCAAATTCAGCGACTGCAGACGCATCTGTGACGTGTACatcagcatcctgggctgggtgctggtcTGCGTTGCCTGTTTgcccttccccctcctcaggCTCCAGAGGGATGCTAACAACACGTGTTTCGTGGACCTCCCCGTGGCACAAATTGGCCTCTCCACCTCCATTGCCATGGTGACCAcgggggagctgctgggcttcATCACACCCCTCCTCATCATCCTCTACTGCTCCTGGAAGACCATCTTatcactaaaagaaaaaaattctgcttcacaTGACCTcggagagaaaaagaaagctttgaaGATGATTCTCACCTGCGCTCTGGTCTTTCTGATTTGCTTTGCACCTTACCACATCAGCTTCCCGCTGGATTTCTTtgtcaaaaccaaaaagattGAGAATGGGTGTGCCCAGAAGGTGATCTCGGTGTTCCACGCCGTAGCCCTGTGCCTTGCCAGCCTGAACTCCTGTGTGGACCCAGTCATCTACTACTTTACAACAGATGAGTTCAGGAGACGCCTTTCCAGGCAGGATTTGCAGGACAGCATCCAGCTCCACACCCTGGCTCACATCAGGAAACACACCAGAGCAGTGCTCAGGACAGACACCATGGACTATTAG